In Verrucomicrobiota bacterium, a single genomic region encodes these proteins:
- the ccoG gene encoding cytochrome c oxidase accessory protein CcoG: MSRNRQRPTRDSVTTIAQDGSRNFLHPADVRGVFTFWRRFSAIFLILIYVSLPWIPVNGFPAVFLDLAERRFHLFGLTLAAEDLWILFFFVTGLGFLLFFVTALFGRLWCGWACPQTVFLEHVFRRIERWIEGPARKQKELDRMEWCPEKVVKRGAKHAIFILLAGAIAHIFLSYFISLDALFSWMSEGPGAHPRAFVFILFVTGVLYFNFSWFREQLCLIICPYGRLQSALIDDDTVVIGYDETRGEPRGRKKARREAGIEDMVGAQGDCIDCFRCVEVCPTGIDIRQGLQMECIGCSNCIDACDDVMEKIGRPKGLVRYDSLNGLAGKTKKFIRPRLFLYFALMSFGIAAFGISVTKLKPGNLGVSRMTGSPFFVSEESIRNQFNVRLINKRNQPVTFSVSALSSNDELTTAGFDGEVVLPAMGETVRPFVLTVPKAEYEGPFPVTIEIHGNPGDFTVARGIEFLGPDPRLLRDDFEPVFGE; the protein is encoded by the coding sequence GTGAGCCGTAATCGGCAAAGGCCGACGCGCGATTCGGTCACGACGATTGCTCAGGACGGATCCCGCAATTTTCTCCACCCCGCCGATGTTCGGGGCGTATTCACCTTTTGGCGTCGTTTTAGTGCGATCTTTCTCATCCTGATCTATGTCTCGCTGCCTTGGATTCCGGTGAACGGGTTCCCGGCGGTTTTCCTCGATTTGGCGGAAAGGCGATTTCACCTGTTTGGACTTACGTTGGCTGCGGAGGACCTCTGGATCCTTTTCTTCTTTGTCACCGGACTCGGCTTTCTCCTCTTTTTTGTGACGGCACTTTTCGGCAGGCTTTGGTGCGGTTGGGCCTGTCCGCAGACCGTATTCCTCGAGCATGTTTTCCGGAGGATTGAGAGGTGGATTGAAGGTCCCGCCCGCAAACAGAAGGAGTTGGACCGAATGGAGTGGTGCCCGGAGAAGGTAGTCAAGCGAGGCGCAAAGCACGCCATCTTCATTTTGCTGGCTGGGGCGATCGCTCACATTTTCCTCTCTTATTTCATTTCCCTTGATGCTCTCTTTTCATGGATGTCCGAAGGGCCTGGAGCTCATCCGCGGGCTTTCGTCTTCATACTGTTTGTTACAGGAGTGCTTTACTTTAATTTTTCATGGTTCCGCGAACAGCTGTGCCTGATCATTTGTCCTTACGGCCGGCTGCAATCGGCCCTGATCGATGATGACACGGTGGTGATCGGTTACGACGAGACGAGGGGTGAACCGCGTGGACGAAAGAAAGCGCGCAGGGAAGCGGGGATTGAGGACATGGTCGGGGCTCAAGGGGATTGCATCGATTGTTTCCGTTGCGTGGAGGTTTGCCCAACGGGTATCGACATTCGGCAAGGTCTTCAGATGGAGTGCATTGGGTGCTCGAACTGCATCGATGCGTGCGATGATGTCATGGAAAAGATCGGGCGTCCAAAGGGTTTGGTTCGCTACGACTCGCTCAATGGTTTGGCGGGTAAGACGAAGAAGTTTATCCGTCCGCGCCTATTTCTCTATTTTGCGTTGATGAGCTTTGGGATCGCCGCCTTCGGCATCTCGGTTACAAAGTTGAAGCCCGGTAACCTGGGGGTAAGCCGCATGACTGGTTCACCTTTTTTCGTATCCGAAGAATCAATACGAAATCAATTCAACGTGCGTCTAATCAACAAGCGCAACCAACCGGTCACTTTTAGCGTGAGTGCGCTTTCGAGTAACGATGAGCTGACGACTGCGGGCTTTGATGGCGAAGTGGTGCTTCCTGCAATGGGAGAGACGGTTCGTCCTTTCGTGCTCACTGTTCCCAAGGCAGAGTATGAGGGACCGTTTCCGGTTACGATCGAAATCCATGGCAATCCGGGAGATTTTACCGTCGCACGAGGGATCGAATTTCTCGGTCCGGATCCCCGTTTGCTGCGGGACGATTTTGAACCTGTTTTTGGAGAGTAG
- a CDS encoding cbb3-type cytochrome c oxidase N-terminal domain-containing protein, which yields MNDRQKNDDLQEGVRLMDHEYDGIQEYDQRLPNWWLISLYGAIAFAFVYWFFFFQSDVGTTDVARLDAKMQVIEAANLEATLAMLDNDNLWKMSRNAQFVEAGRETYQTICTTCHGANLEGGIGFNLADNEWVHGGEPVAVYQTIDQGIDGTGMQAWGPSLGPKKVAEVVAFVLSHHSPESVSGGASEP from the coding sequence ATGAACGATCGCCAAAAAAACGACGACCTTCAGGAAGGCGTCCGCCTGATGGATCACGAATACGATGGGATTCAGGAATACGATCAGCGTCTTCCCAACTGGTGGCTGATCAGCCTTTACGGTGCGATAGCCTTCGCTTTCGTCTACTGGTTTTTCTTCTTTCAGTCGGACGTTGGTACAACAGACGTTGCCCGTCTGGATGCAAAGATGCAGGTGATTGAGGCTGCGAATCTGGAGGCCACTTTAGCGATGCTCGATAACGACAATCTCTGGAAGATGAGCCGCAATGCCCAGTTTGTCGAAGCAGGAAGGGAGACCTACCAGACTATTTGCACCACCTGCCATGGGGCGAATCTTGAAGGCGGGATTGGATTCAACCTTGCCGACAATGAGTGGGTTCACGGGGGTGAGCCCGTTGCCGTATACCAAACAATCGATCAGGGAATTGACGGAACTGGTATGCAGGCATGGGGTCCCTCGCTAGGACCTAAGAAAGTCGCCGAGGTCGTCGCCTTTGTGCTCTCCCATCATTCTCCCGAGAGCGTGAGTGGAGGCGCCAGTGAGCCGTAA